DNA sequence from the Coregonus clupeaformis isolate EN_2021a chromosome 30, ASM2061545v1, whole genome shotgun sequence genome:
agtaacccaaaaagtgttaaacaagtcaaaatatattttatatttgagattcttcaaagtagccaccctttgccttgatgacagctttgcacactcttggcattctctcaaccagcttcatgaggtagtcatctggaatgtatttcaattaacaggtgtgccttaagttaatttgtggaatttcgttcctttttaatgtgtttgagccaaacagttgtgttgtgacaaggtgggggggtaaaagaccaagtccatgttatggcaagaacagctcaaaaaagcaaagagaaatgacagtccatcattactttaagacatgaaggtcagtcaatacggaacatttcaataactttgaaagtttcttcaagagcagtcgcaaaaaccataaagtgctatgatgaaactcgcTGTCATGacgaccaccacaggaatggaaaacccagagttacctctgctgcagaggataagttcattagagttaacagcctcaggaattgcagcccagagaaatgcttcagagttcaagtaacagacacatctcaacatcaactgttcagaggagactgtgtgaatcaggccttcatggtcgaattgctgcaaagaaaccactactaaaggacaccaataagaagaataggCTCGCTTAAGCCAAGAAACAcatgcaatggacattagaccggtggaaatttgtcctttggtctggagtccaaattggagagttttggttccaacctgcgtgtctttgtgagacgcggtgtgggtgaaaggatgatctccacatgtgtatttcccaccttaaagcatggaggaggtgttatggtgtgggggtgctttgctggtgacagtgtcagtgatttatttagaattcaaggcacacataaccagcatggctaccacagcattctgcagcgatacgccatcccatctggtttgggcttagtgggactatcatttgtttttcaacaggacaatgacccaacacacctccaggctgtgtaagggctattttaccaagaacaagagtgatggagtgctgcatcagatgacctggcctccacaatcccccaacctcaaccaaattgagatgggtcagacggcagagtgaaggaaaagcagccaacaagtgtttagtatatgtgggaactcctttaagactgttgggaaagcattccaggtgaagctggttgagagaatgccaagagtgtgcaaagctttcatcaaggcaaagggtggctatttgaagaatctcaaatagaaaatatattttgatttgtttaacacttttttggttactacatgattccataataatgccatttcgcagacgcttttaaACAAAGCgacacagtcatgtgtgcatacatagttgatgtcttcaccattatcctacaatgtagaaaatggtaaaaataaagtaaaaccctggtatgagtaggtgtgtccaaacttgactggtactgtatttattgTATTATAATTTGTATTTTGCAGTGAGGAAATAGGCCTAGCTATACATTTACAttcaagtcatttagcagacgctcttatccagagcgacttacatgagcaattagggttaagtgccttgcttaagggcacatcgacagatttttcacctagtcggctcgggaattagaaccagcgacctttcggttactggcacaacgctcttacccactaagctactgcTTTCTAATCTGATGTGGCTTGTTATTTTGGTCCATAACAGTAACAATGGCAGCCATACATCAAAGACAAGATGGATGTGTGggtcaaataaataaaacataaaaacattttattgATATTCCTCAATAATAGCGTACAGACCAACTTCCAGTGAGCATGTGTTTATTAATTTATCTCCTTTCAAGCAATAATTTGTTATTACAGTGATGTGGTTACCGTTGGCATTGGTCTAAGCAGCGATCACAAGCTACCCGTCAGACTACATCCCGACTAAGCTCCCAGCTTCAGGCTGTTGAGGTGGTAGGTGCCCATGATGCACTGAGCCATACTGTGGAGTTGCAGTGAATTTCACATCCTGGCCTTGCCCACCTGATTTGGAGAACAGCAGCAGCTTGGCGTCATAATCACAAGCAAGAAGGGCTCAAAAGCCCTGGTAACCCCCACCAGGTGCCTGTCTGTTGAATCGAGGTGGAGGAACAGAGGCAATGGACCAGATAAGAGGGGAAGGGCAGGTTGGAGTGGGTCAATAGAGGATCAGAATAGGTCAGCAGGGGGTCAAAGGAAGGAGGAATGTCCATGAGTCTCTGTTTTACTGCACATTTTCCATCATCTTGAGGAATTCTAAAAAGAGTGACAAATCCATTATGAACAAAAAGTTTTAAATTCATGGCTATGTAATTCAGGGTCAATAAAGTCCTTTCAGTATCCATTATGAAAATGCAAGTCAATATGTAGGCTAATTGGCCAATCAGCATCACAATTATTATCAAAGGCATCATCCCTGTCATACCGTCAAAGTCCAGCATGCCATCAGCGTTCTTGTCTCCATCCTTCAGCAGCTCATCGATCTCCTCCTCTGAGATTTGCTCGCCAGAGCTGCGGATGATGATGGCGAACTCTTCTCTGTCTATGTAGCCGTCGGCATTCCTGCGCAAGTAACACATTGGAAGGAGTTTAACAGCCTTTCGACATCATTTGAAGGCGGACTGTAATTGCACACATGTAAACTGTAACCCCTTCTCCCCAAACCTGTAACGTACTTGTCGAACACACGGAAACATTCCGCTAACTCTTCCTCGGACTTGCCGGCCTGGTCCTCCTTTAGGAGCCTCACCATCATGACCAAGAACTCCTCGAAGTCGATTGTGCCGCTACCTGAGGTGAAGAGTCAGATAGATGACGCAACACGCTCGAATACAACAGTTAAAGACAATGTAAACAGGTATTTATGATACACTGGTCACAACATGGGCATAGGTTACCCAAAAGTAATTTAAGCATCCCATTTAAGTTTATACATACATTAACGTAGGCTAAtataatatattttagattcagCCGTTTCTCACCATCCTCATCGACCTCCTCAATGATTTCATCCAACTCCTCTCTTGTCGGATTCTGGCCCAACATCCTCATGACCTGACCCAATTCCTTGGTGCTGATATCACCGCCACCGTCGGTGTCGAACATGTCGAAGGCAGCCTTGAACTCTGGAATGATGAGGTAGCTGATAAGTATCGGGAAACGTATTATTGTATTCATTAGACCTGACATTAAATTAACCGCAACATGGGTTTGTGATGGGCCTACTCACCGTTAAGCATCTCCTCGCTCAAGAATGAGCGAGCCTCCTGTTGCGCATCAGTCTAGAGAAAAAAAACAGCGCCACGTGTCATGTCATTGAAGTGACCATCTCTCCAAGACCAAGCTTATTTTTTTGCCAACAGTTGTTGATGTTATTGGCTATCAGATTAGTGTGTTTGTTTTATTGacactcaaaaaaaaaaaaaaaaaagtgtcctcACAAAAGGGGCAGGCTAGGCCTATAAGGACTACTGACAGCTCTTGTGCCAAGTGAAACTTAGCTACGCTATTTAAGGCTCAGCACATTACTTCCCCCACCCTCTGTATATGGCCATACGGATACACAATCCGGCGGAATTTGTCGCGTAAGCACAACCCGCAGCCTTGCTGTGGGACTCCCTTTTAGGTTGTGTGCCCGACAAGCACCCATAAACCCATATATACCGTGCGCCCACTGAACACATAACTTTCATGCTCCAGAAATACTGCTATCAATACTTTATATTTTTGGTTAACACAATTTAGTTGTTATCAAGATGAGATTGAGAAAATCATGAGCTAAGCAAATTTCAATCACACGTCGTATACCTTACACTTTATATTCAAGAGACAATACATTGTCGATATTATTCTCAACTAAATTATTTCTAAATTAGGCTAATTAAATCTTAATTGCCCTTATTTCTTTGCCCATCCAGATTTAACATTGCACATTTAACCAATACAACCTCGCTATTTATCATGCATTTATTCGTGTAATTGGTTGTGTGTGTTCAAATTATTGTTCTTACCATGGTTGCGAATTAGCTTTCCCCAAAATATCCACGGAAATAAAGCCCAAGGAGTGGTCAATCCGCGTGCACCTCAACAGAAAGACTAGACGTTAAGTAAGAGTTCAGACACGCTTTAAACTGGTCACCTAAGACACGCCCCCCGATGCTCACAGGACTCCAGATTTAGAATCTTGAACTTTTTAGGGTTCTGAAGCCCCCCACAAGCCAATAAAAATGTTGAGTGGTGAGTGGTGGTCTTGAATCTGCAAACATTTAATTGATGGGGTAAACTTAGCTTAGGAAGTTTGGGGGCAAGTTTTGGGAAGTTTTCAGGTACATGTCACTATTGAAAGGCACACAACATTTCTGGGCATTCAAGTAAGACTTTTTATAAGTATGCATCTACcaattttttattttgattgtaagtcagggctgagtgtctgtgggttttcgctCTTCCCTTGTAcatgattgatgaattaaggtcactaattagtaaagaactcccctcacctggttgtccaggtcttaattgaaaggaaaaaccaaaagcccggagacactaggccctccatggaatgagtttgacacccctgttgtaAGTGCAGCAGGTTTGAGGTACCTGAATGTAACAGTATACCTAGCTATTCCCTGTCAGACACAATGTTTTTGCTCATCAAGCTAAACAAATTCCCTCTCCGGCCCCACTCGCAAAGtttcaatgttttttttattcaGAAGGGAATGAAGCCAGCCCTTTTAAGCAATCTCTGAAAATATTAAATTCTGAAACAAGGTGTAGCTTATGTCCAAGCATGCACTTGTgatttcaagcaaatatggtgatTGCTGGTACCATACTTTAAACCAAAGGTAGGCCTCAGCATTGCTGATAAAGAAGGGTGGGCCCAGAGTGGGTTGTGACCGTGGGATGGCGTTTTATTCTGGGTGTGAAACCCTACCCTGTGGAAAAGGGCTGCAGAGCTGGAAGCTGGCAGTGCTATGCCCTGAATAGCAGACGATTTATGGTTGTATGgggacaggacagagacagagccCGCCCTTAATTACAGTAtcgtatccaataaacaggccaACCACTCAATATTTGACTCTCCTTGTATGGTGGAGGTTTCCTGCGCAGAGATAATAAGGCCTGGTgtctgagagggaggaggaggggtgggatTCTGGGATATTATGGGGAAGAAGGGGGTGGGATGttgttagtggtggtggtggtgggggttaaGGGCTATATACTCAGGGAGCGGAGGATATCTTCCAaaataaggatttggtgggcTGCTGCTACTACACATTTCAAACCTCTAGGTTCTTATTCCAGACACCTTCAAGATACGCTGTTGCATCTAGCAGCGGTGTCAGAGCCCTTGGAGATGGCATCTTACAATACTGATATAGTATTTGTAAACCTGGGGACCTCTCCATGGAGACAGAGCAGTGTCAGTGCATTCTGTTGAGTGCTCACAGCTCTTTTTTGATCATCATGGATGACATGAAGTGATGAAAAGATCATTGATTTTGCAAGTTGCCGTTAGCGACGCAATTAGAAGCATCTGAACGTTTTCTTCACCTTTACTGTCTTTCTTTTTTGGTGAACTGTTTTGGACTTTGCATGCTCCTTTACCTAATGTGGTAGACCTATTTCTCTTTCATCCATTTTCATGAATCTTTCAAGATTCATCACAAGAAAAACCACAACAAAGGACCTCAGAAGGATTAGGCAGAGCCAATCAAGATGACCGTTTTTTCTATGGACTTTGGAACAAAGGTGTTTTCAGAAACCAAGGACACTGACTAGTGGGAATAGTTCATATATGGGaataggagaggggaggagaaagtgGAATATACGGGGTGAGGGTGGGCTAGGATACCTGAGATGTTGCAGTCAGGGTGGGGGGGAGTGGTAAGGGAAGGcgtgggggtggtggaggggaggGGTAGTGGTACTGGAGGGGAGGGCTGATAGTGATGCATTATGATTGGCAAAGGGCTTGTCTTGATACAGAGAAACGGTAGAGTGGAGTGATACAGAAGGAGCAGACAATGAGCCAGTCTACTGTATCAACATGACAACAAGGGATGGAAACATATGTTAAAGATGAAAGCAGGTTTATTTTTGAAAGTGCTCTGTACAGGGT
Encoded proteins:
- the LOC121546027 gene encoding troponin C, skeletal muscle; translated protein: MTDAQQEARSFLSEEMLNEFKAAFDMFDTDGGGDISTKELGQVMRMLGQNPTREELDEIIEEVDEDGSGTIDFEEFLVMMVRLLKEDQAGKSEEELAECFRVFDKNADGYIDREEFAIIIRSSGEQISEEEIDELLKDGDKNADGMLDFDEFLKMMENVQ